Proteins from a single region of Pseudomonas ekonensis:
- the ttcA gene encoding tRNA 2-thiocytidine(32) synthetase TtcA: MGTLTVNQNKLQKRLRRLAGEAVADFNMIEDGDKVMVCLSGGKDSYTMLDVLMHLQKVAPIKFEIVAVNMDQKQPGFPEHVLPAYLKELGIEYHIVEKDTYSVVKELVPEGKTTCSLCSRLRRGTLYTFADEIGATKMALGHHRDDIVETFFLNMFFNGTLKAMPPKLRADDGRNVVIRPLAYCNEKDIQAYSDFKQFPIIPCNLCGSQENLQRQVVKEMLQDWERKTPGRTESIFRSLQNVVPSQLADRNLFDFTSLKIDETAASRFVNVVNL, encoded by the coding sequence ATGGGCACTCTCACCGTCAACCAGAACAAACTGCAAAAGCGCCTGCGCCGCCTGGCCGGCGAAGCGGTCGCCGACTTCAACATGATCGAGGACGGCGACAAGGTGATGGTCTGCCTGTCCGGGGGCAAAGACAGCTACACCATGCTCGATGTGCTGATGCACCTGCAGAAGGTCGCGCCGATCAAGTTCGAGATCGTCGCGGTGAACATGGACCAGAAGCAGCCGGGCTTCCCCGAGCACGTCCTGCCGGCCTACCTCAAAGAGCTGGGCATCGAGTACCACATCGTCGAGAAGGACACCTACTCGGTGGTCAAGGAACTGGTGCCGGAAGGCAAGACCACCTGCTCGCTGTGCTCGCGCCTGCGCCGCGGCACGCTGTACACCTTCGCCGACGAGATCGGCGCGACCAAGATGGCCTTGGGTCACCACCGCGACGACATCGTCGAGACGTTCTTCCTCAACATGTTCTTCAACGGCACCCTCAAGGCCATGCCGCCCAAGCTGCGCGCCGACGACGGCCGCAACGTGGTGATCCGCCCGCTGGCCTACTGCAACGAGAAGGACATCCAGGCCTACTCGGACTTCAAGCAGTTCCCGATCATCCCGTGCAACCTGTGCGGTTCCCAGGAGAACCTGCAGCGCCAGGTGGTCAAGGAAATGCTCCAGGACTGGGAGCGCAAGACCCCGGGCCGCACCGAAAGCATCTTCCGCAGCCTGCAGAACGTGGTGCCGTCGCAACTGGCCGACCGCAACCTGTTCGACTTCACCAGCCTGAAGATCGACGAGACGGCGGCTTCGCGCTTCGTCAACGTCGTCAACCTCTAG
- a CDS encoding DNA-3-methyladenine glycosylase I, whose translation MRDYKWLHEYCLNRFGSAAGLEAHLPVPKTAAQLRAVGDDRYLSTMALRVFRAGLKHSLVDAKWPAFEEVFFGFDPEKVVLMSAEHLERLMQDARIIRHLGKLKSVPRNAQFILDVEKEKGSFGALLADWPVTDITGLWTYLKKRGHQLGGLSAPRFLRMAGKDTFVPSYDVVAALNAQGIIDKVPSSLRDLATVQDAFNRWHDESGGRPMSQISMMLAYTVNH comes from the coding sequence ATGCGCGACTACAAGTGGCTGCACGAATACTGTCTGAACCGTTTCGGTTCGGCGGCCGGACTGGAAGCCCACCTGCCGGTCCCCAAGACCGCGGCGCAACTGCGCGCGGTCGGCGACGACCGCTACCTGTCGACCATGGCCCTGCGGGTGTTCCGCGCCGGGCTCAAGCACAGCCTGGTGGACGCCAAGTGGCCGGCCTTCGAAGAGGTGTTCTTCGGCTTCGACCCGGAAAAGGTCGTGCTGATGAGCGCCGAGCACCTTGAGCGCCTGATGCAGGACGCGCGGATCATCCGCCACCTGGGCAAGCTCAAGAGCGTGCCGCGCAATGCGCAGTTCATCCTGGACGTGGAGAAAGAGAAGGGCAGCTTCGGCGCCTTGCTCGCCGACTGGCCGGTGACCGACATCACCGGCCTGTGGACGTACCTGAAAAAGCGCGGCCACCAACTGGGCGGGCTGTCGGCGCCGCGGTTCCTGCGGATGGCCGGCAAGGACACCTTCGTGCCGAGCTACGACGTGGTCGCGGCGCTGAACGCCCAAGGCATCATCGACAAGGTGCCGAGCAGCCTGCGCGACCTGGCCACGGTGCAGGACGCGTTCAACCGCTGGCACGATGAAAGCGGCGGGCGGCCGATGAGCCAGATCTCGATGATGCTGGCCTATACCGTCAACCATTGA
- a CDS encoding DUF2069 domain-containing protein, with translation MAKKPKVLPAVEWLAPRVRVMRIVSLLCFFALAGLLAAYYLMFADLHGARPWVILLIELIPWIVLAPGMITGSPRGHSWMCFAVNLYFIKGALAAYDPGRQLFGVLEMAASLAVFCSALLYVRWRYQLDRKLAGEGGISVA, from the coding sequence ATGGCGAAAAAGCCCAAAGTCCTGCCCGCCGTCGAATGGCTCGCGCCGCGGGTGCGGGTGATGCGGATCGTCAGCCTGCTGTGCTTCTTCGCCCTGGCCGGGCTGCTCGCCGCCTATTACCTGATGTTCGCCGACCTGCACGGCGCCCGACCCTGGGTGATCCTGCTGATCGAGCTGATCCCGTGGATCGTGCTCGCGCCGGGCATGATCACGGGCAGCCCGCGGGGGCATTCGTGGATGTGCTTTGCGGTGAACCTGTATTTCATCAAGGGCGCGCTGGCCGCGTATGACCCGGGCCGTCAGCTGTTCGGCGTGCTGGAGATGGCCGCCAGCCTGGCGGTGTTCTGCTCGGCGCTGCTGTATGTGCGGTGGCGGTATCAGTTGGACCGCAAGCTGGCGGGCGAAGGCGGAATCAGCGTCGCCTGA
- the wrbA gene encoding NAD(P)H:quinone oxidoreductase, translating into MSDPYILVLYYSRSGSTNEMARQIARGVEQAGLEARLRTVPAISAECEAVAPDIPDEGALYATLDDLKNCAGLALGSPTRFGNMAAPLKYFLDGTSNLWLTGALVGKPAGVFTSTASLHGGQETTLLSMMLPLLHHGMLITGLPYSESALLETQGGGTPYGASHHAGADGKSGLDSHEIALCRALGARLAKTAQKLGN; encoded by the coding sequence GTGAGCGATCCGTACATTCTGGTCCTGTACTACAGCCGCAGCGGCTCGACCAACGAAATGGCCCGGCAGATCGCCCGTGGCGTCGAGCAGGCCGGGCTCGAAGCGCGCCTGCGCACCGTGCCGGCGATCTCCGCCGAGTGCGAAGCCGTGGCGCCGGACATCCCCGACGAAGGCGCGCTGTACGCAACGCTGGACGATCTGAAGAACTGCGCCGGCCTGGCCCTGGGCAGCCCGACCCGCTTCGGCAACATGGCCGCGCCGCTCAAGTACTTCCTCGACGGCACCAGCAACCTGTGGCTGACCGGCGCCCTGGTGGGCAAGCCCGCCGGCGTGTTCACCTCCACCGCCAGCCTGCACGGCGGCCAGGAGACCACGCTGCTGTCGATGATGCTGCCGCTGCTGCACCACGGCATGCTGATCACCGGCCTGCCCTACAGCGAATCGGCGCTGCTGGAGACCCAGGGCGGCGGCACGCCGTACGGCGCCAGCCACCATGCCGGGGCCGACGGCAAGAGCGGCCTGGACAGCCACGAAATCGCCCTGTGCCGCGCCTTGGGCGCACGCCTGGCGAAAACCGCGCAGAAGCTGGGGAACTGA
- the arsC gene encoding arsenate reductase (glutaredoxin) (This arsenate reductase requires both glutathione and glutaredoxin to convert arsenate to arsenite, after which the efflux transporter formed by ArsA and ArsB can extrude the arsenite from the cell, providing resistance.): MTDLTLYHNPRCSKSRGALELLEARGLTPNVVRYLETPLDAAQIKALLGKLGIGARQLLRTGEDEYKMLQLADAGLSEEQLIAAIAAHPKLMERPILEAGDKAVIGRPPERILELLP, from the coding sequence ATGACCGATCTGACGCTCTATCACAACCCGCGCTGCTCGAAATCCCGTGGCGCACTCGAACTGCTCGAGGCCCGTGGCCTGACCCCGAACGTGGTGCGCTACCTCGAAACCCCGCTGGACGCCGCGCAGATCAAGGCCCTGCTCGGCAAGCTGGGGATCGGCGCCCGGCAACTGCTGCGCACCGGCGAAGATGAATACAAAATGCTTCAGCTGGCCGACGCAGGCCTCAGCGAAGAACAGCTGATCGCCGCCATCGCGGCCCATCCGAAACTGATGGAACGCCCGATCCTCGAAGCCGGCGACAAGGCCGTCATCGGCCGTCCGCCGGAGCGGATCCTGGAGCTGCTGCCGTGA
- a CDS encoding TlpA disulfide reductase family protein, which translates to MTRRLAAALTIIGALMLGGCGNDYGIDQNGQKVASERLDKQWVVLNYWAEWCGPCRTEIPELNHLAEQLKDKRIGVFGVNFDNVQGEELKGASEKLGIRFTVLAQDPADLFELPRSEALPVTYIIDNKGKVREQLLGEQTAAGVMAKLEALKAAN; encoded by the coding sequence ATGACACGGCGACTGGCAGCGGCATTGACGATCATCGGAGCGTTGATGCTGGGGGGCTGCGGTAACGACTATGGCATCGATCAGAACGGGCAGAAGGTGGCTTCCGAGCGCCTCGACAAGCAGTGGGTGGTGCTCAACTACTGGGCCGAATGGTGCGGCCCGTGCCGCACCGAGATCCCGGAGCTCAACCATTTGGCCGAACAGCTCAAGGACAAGAGGATCGGCGTGTTCGGGGTCAACTTCGACAACGTGCAGGGCGAGGAACTGAAGGGCGCCAGCGAGAAGCTGGGCATCCGCTTCACGGTACTGGCGCAGGATCCGGCGGACCTGTTCGAACTGCCGCGCAGCGAGGCCTTGCCGGTGACCTACATCATCGACAACAAGGGCAAGGTGCGTGAGCAGTTGCTGGGCGAGCAGACGGCGGCGGGGGTGATGGCGAAGCTGGAGGCGCTGAAGGCGGCCAACTGA
- a CDS encoding META domain-containing protein: MKHLALTAAVGAGLAGCAAEPVQLEQNRSYILEWIGERPLMDYSHLTVTLGDDGRAYGNGGCNHWFAPYTLDGDKLSFGKIGKTRKQCAPALMEQEQRFLQALEKVERWDISPIEQMRFWPAEGKPLRWWLEEG, from the coding sequence ATGAAACACCTGGCCCTGACCGCCGCCGTCGGTGCCGGCCTCGCGGGATGCGCCGCCGAGCCGGTGCAACTGGAGCAGAACCGCAGCTACATCCTGGAATGGATCGGCGAACGCCCGCTGATGGACTACAGCCACCTGACCGTCACCCTGGGCGATGATGGCCGGGCCTACGGCAACGGCGGCTGCAACCACTGGTTCGCGCCGTACACCCTGGACGGCGACAAGCTGAGCTTCGGCAAGATCGGCAAGACCCGCAAGCAATGCGCGCCGGCGCTGATGGAGCAGGAACAGCGCTTCTTGCAGGCGCTGGAGAAGGTCGAGCGCTGGGACATCTCGCCGATCGAACAAATGCGCTTCTGGCCCGCCGAAGGCAAGCCGTTGCGCTGGTGGCTGGAAGAAGGCTGA
- a CDS encoding 2-hydroxyacid dehydrogenase encodes MRTIVFSSQTYDRDSFLAAPCPDGIELHFQPARLCLDTAALAEHHEAVCAFINDDLGAPVLERLAAGGTRLIALRSAGYNHVDLAAARRLGLAVVRVPAYSPHAVAEHAVALILALNRRLHRAYNRTREGDFSLHGLTGFDLVGKTVGIVGTGQIGATFAKIMHGFGCELLAYDPYPNPAVEALGARYLSLPELLARSRIISLHCPLNAQSKHLINRQSLACLQPGTMLINTGRGGLVDTPALIDALKDGQLGYLGLDVYEEEAQLFFEDRSDLPLQDDVLARLLTFPNVIVTAHQAFLTHEALGAIADTTLRNIAAWAQGAPQNLVEA; translated from the coding sequence ATGCGCACGATCGTTTTCAGCAGCCAGACGTATGACCGCGACAGTTTCCTCGCCGCCCCCTGCCCGGACGGCATCGAGCTGCACTTCCAGCCGGCGCGGCTGTGCCTGGACACCGCTGCGCTGGCCGAGCATCACGAGGCGGTCTGCGCCTTCATCAACGACGACCTCGGCGCACCGGTGCTGGAACGCCTGGCCGCCGGCGGCACGCGGCTGATCGCCTTGCGTTCGGCCGGCTACAACCACGTCGACCTGGCCGCCGCCCGGCGTCTGGGGCTGGCGGTCGTACGGGTGCCCGCCTACTCGCCCCATGCCGTGGCCGAGCACGCGGTGGCGTTGATCCTGGCGCTCAACCGGCGCCTGCACCGCGCCTACAACCGCACCCGCGAAGGCGATTTCAGCCTGCACGGCCTGACCGGTTTCGATCTGGTGGGCAAGACCGTCGGCATCGTCGGCACCGGGCAGATCGGCGCCACGTTCGCCAAGATCATGCACGGCTTCGGCTGCGAGCTGCTGGCCTACGACCCGTACCCCAACCCCGCCGTCGAAGCGCTGGGCGCCCGCTACCTGAGCCTGCCCGAGCTGCTGGCCCGGTCGCGGATCATCAGCCTGCACTGCCCGCTGAACGCGCAGAGCAAGCACCTGATCAACCGCCAATCGCTGGCCTGCCTGCAACCGGGGACGATGCTCATCAACACCGGACGCGGCGGGCTGGTCGATACCCCGGCGCTGATCGACGCCCTGAAGGACGGCCAGTTGGGCTACTTGGGGCTGGACGTCTACGAGGAGGAGGCGCAACTGTTCTTCGAAGACCGCTCCGACCTGCCGCTGCAGGACGACGTCCTCGCCCGGCTGCTGACCTTCCCCAACGTGATCGTCACCGCCCATCAGGCCTTTCTGACCCACGAGGCCCTGGGGGCGATCGCCGACACGACCCTGCGCAACATCGCCGCCTGGGCGCAGGGCGCGCCGCAGAACCTGGTCGAGGCCTGA
- a CDS encoding response regulator has product MLKKLGIKGRVLLLTLLPTSLMALVLGGYFTWTQQVDLQAQLMQRGEMIAEQLAPLVAPAMGHGDSELLERIATQSLEQPDVRAVTFLAPDRSPLAHAGPTMLNQAPSGDSLQLLRRSGNDATRYLLPVFGKHRNLAGELIPEESDRLLGWVELELSHNGMLLRGYRSLFASLLLIGAGLAGAALLAVRMGRTINRPLSQIKQAVAQLKDGHLETRLPPLGSQELDELASGINRMAGTLQNAREELQHSVDQATEDVRQNLETIEIQNIELDLARKEALEASRIKSEFLANMSHEIRTPLNGILGFTHLLQKSELTPRQLDYLGTIEKSADSLLGIINEILDFSKIEAGKLVLDHIPFNLRDLLQDTLTILAPAAHAKQLELVSLVYRDTPLSLVGDPLRLKQILTNLVSNAIKFTREGTIVARAMLEEEHEDSVQLRISIQDTGIGLSAQDVRALFQAFSQADNSLSRQPGGTGLGLVISKRLIEQMGGEIGVDSTPGEGSEFWISLSLPKTRDDTEDLPAAPLLGRRVAVLENHELARQALQHQLEDCGLDVTPFNTLESLTNGVTGAHQTEQAIDLAVLGITSNDMLPERLNQHIWDLEHLGCKVLVLCPTTEQTLFHLSVPNPHSQLQAKPACTRKLRRALSDLVLPRQTRSEPGEPLSSRAPKVLCVDDNPANLLLVQTLLEDMGAKVLAVESGYAAVNAVQSEAFDLVLMDVQMPGMDGRQTTETIRQWESERHCTPLPIVALTAHAMANEKRALLQSGMDDYLTKPISERQLAQVVLKWTGLALRNPVQERAADGVAGPQELPVLDHEEGLRLAAGKADLAADMLAMLLASLEADREAIRTARDGNDQNALLERVHRLHGATRYCGVPQLRAACQRSETLLKQQDPNAAQALDELDRAINRLAAQARISA; this is encoded by the coding sequence GTGCTCAAGAAACTGGGAATCAAAGGTCGCGTGCTGTTGCTGACCCTGTTGCCCACCAGCCTGATGGCTTTGGTGCTGGGCGGCTACTTCACCTGGACGCAGCAAGTCGACCTGCAGGCCCAACTGATGCAGCGCGGCGAAATGATCGCCGAGCAACTGGCGCCGCTGGTGGCGCCGGCCATGGGCCACGGCGACAGCGAACTGCTCGAGCGCATCGCCACCCAGTCCCTGGAACAGCCCGACGTGCGCGCCGTGACCTTCCTGGCGCCGGACCGCTCGCCCCTGGCCCACGCCGGCCCGACCATGCTCAACCAGGCCCCCAGCGGCGACAGCCTGCAACTGCTGCGGCGCAGCGGCAACGATGCGACCCGCTACCTGCTGCCGGTGTTCGGCAAGCACCGCAACCTGGCCGGCGAACTGATCCCCGAAGAGTCCGACCGCCTACTCGGCTGGGTCGAACTGGAGCTGTCGCACAACGGCATGCTGCTGCGCGGCTACCGCAGCCTGTTCGCCAGCCTGCTGCTGATCGGCGCGGGCCTGGCCGGTGCGGCGCTGTTGGCCGTGCGCATGGGGCGCACCATCAACCGGCCGCTGAGCCAGATCAAGCAGGCCGTCGCGCAGCTCAAGGACGGCCACCTGGAAACCCGCCTGCCGCCCCTCGGCAGCCAGGAGCTCGACGAACTGGCCTCCGGCATCAACCGCATGGCCGGCACCCTGCAGAACGCCCGGGAAGAACTGCAGCACAGCGTCGACCAGGCCACCGAAGACGTGCGCCAGAACCTCGAAACCATCGAGATCCAGAACATCGAACTGGACCTGGCCCGCAAGGAAGCCCTGGAGGCGAGCCGGATCAAGTCCGAGTTCCTGGCCAACATGAGCCACGAGATCCGCACGCCGCTCAACGGCATCCTCGGCTTCACCCACCTGCTGCAGAAAAGCGAGCTCACCCCGCGCCAGCTCGACTACCTGGGCACCATCGAGAAGTCCGCCGACAGCCTGCTGGGGATCATCAACGAGATCCTCGACTTCTCCAAGATCGAGGCCGGCAAGCTGGTGCTCGACCACATTCCGTTCAACCTGCGCGACCTGCTGCAGGACACCCTGACCATACTGGCCCCGGCCGCCCACGCCAAACAGCTGGAGCTGGTCAGCCTGGTCTACCGCGACACGCCGCTGTCGCTGGTCGGCGATCCGCTGCGGCTCAAGCAGATCCTCACCAACCTTGTCAGCAACGCGATCAAGTTCACCCGCGAAGGCACCATCGTCGCCCGGGCGATGCTCGAAGAAGAGCACGAGGACAGCGTGCAGCTGCGCATCAGCATCCAGGACACCGGCATCGGCCTCTCGGCCCAGGACGTGCGCGCCCTGTTCCAGGCCTTCAGCCAGGCGGACAACTCGCTGTCGCGCCAGCCGGGCGGCACCGGTCTGGGTCTGGTGATCTCCAAGCGCCTGATCGAGCAGATGGGCGGCGAGATCGGTGTGGACAGCACACCGGGCGAAGGCTCGGAGTTCTGGATCAGCCTGAGCCTGCCCAAGACCCGCGACGACACCGAAGACCTGCCGGCCGCGCCGCTGCTCGGGCGCCGGGTGGCGGTGCTGGAGAACCACGAACTGGCCCGCCAGGCGCTGCAGCACCAACTGGAGGACTGCGGCCTGGACGTCACCCCGTTCAACACCCTGGAGAGCCTGACCAACGGCGTCACCGGCGCCCACCAGACCGAACAGGCCATCGATCTGGCGGTGCTCGGCATCACCAGCAACGACATGCTTCCGGAACGGCTGAACCAGCACATCTGGGATCTCGAACACCTGGGCTGCAAAGTGCTGGTGCTGTGCCCGACCACCGAACAGACCCTGTTCCATCTTTCGGTGCCCAACCCCCACAGTCAGCTTCAGGCCAAACCGGCCTGCACCCGCAAACTGCGCCGGGCGCTGTCGGACCTGGTGCTGCCGCGCCAGACCCGCAGCGAGCCGGGCGAGCCGCTGTCCAGCCGTGCGCCGAAAGTGCTGTGCGTCGACGACAACCCGGCCAACCTGCTGCTGGTGCAGACGCTGCTCGAAGACATGGGCGCCAAGGTGCTGGCCGTGGAAAGCGGCTACGCGGCGGTCAACGCCGTGCAGAGCGAAGCCTTCGATCTGGTGCTGATGGACGTGCAGATGCCGGGCATGGACGGCCGTCAGACCACCGAAACCATCCGCCAGTGGGAAAGCGAACGGCACTGCACGCCGCTGCCGATCGTGGCCCTCACCGCCCACGCCATGGCCAACGAAAAGCGCGCCCTGCTGCAAAGCGGCATGGACGACTACCTGACCAAACCGATCAGCGAACGGCAACTGGCCCAGGTGGTGCTGAAGTGGACCGGGCTGGCGCTGCGCAACCCGGTGCAGGAGCGCGCCGCCGACGGCGTGGCCGGCCCTCAGGAACTGCCGGTGCTCGATCACGAGGAAGGCCTGCGCCTGGCCGCCGGCAAGGCGGATCTGGCGGCGGACATGCTGGCGATGCTGCTGGCGTCGCTTGAAGCCGACCGGGAAGCGATTCGCACGGCCCGCGACGGCAACGACCAGAACGCCTTGCTCGAACGGGTGCACCGCCTGCACGGCGCCACCCGATACTGCGGCGTGCCGCAACTGCGCGCCGCCTGCCAGCGCAGCGAAACCCTGCTCAAGCAGCAGGATCCCAACGCCGCCCAGGCGCTGGACGAGTTGGACCGGGCGATCAACCGCCTGGCCGCGCAAGCCAGGATCAGTGCCTGA
- a CDS encoding response regulator transcription factor — protein MTPVSVDPPRILSIEDDPVLGAYVHEHLGRSGFQVTWCRNGQEGLDVARHQPFDVVLMDILLPGLDGLNVLTQLRQSHSTPVLLMSALGAEADRISGFRLGADDYLPKPFSMAELHVRIEAILRRVALDRRPAPLAEPVAAGALRFDDEQCDVSYQGRPAGLTRSEYRLLETLDRNPEEVLSKAFLYQHVLQRGYAPHDRSLDMHISQIRRKLKAVGYSEREVRTVWGKGYVLSAPDETV, from the coding sequence ATGACTCCTGTCTCTGTTGACCCGCCCCGCATCCTGTCCATCGAAGACGATCCCGTGCTCGGTGCCTATGTCCACGAGCACCTGGGCCGCAGCGGCTTTCAGGTGACCTGGTGCCGCAACGGCCAGGAGGGCCTCGATGTCGCCCGGCACCAGCCGTTCGACGTGGTGCTGATGGACATCCTGCTGCCGGGGCTGGACGGGCTCAATGTGCTCACGCAACTGCGCCAGAGCCATTCCACGCCGGTGCTGCTGATGTCCGCCCTGGGCGCCGAAGCCGACCGCATCAGCGGCTTTCGCCTCGGCGCCGACGACTACCTGCCCAAGCCGTTCAGCATGGCCGAGCTGCATGTGCGCATCGAGGCGATCCTGCGGCGCGTCGCGCTCGACCGGCGTCCGGCGCCGCTGGCCGAACCCGTGGCGGCGGGCGCGCTGCGTTTCGACGACGAACAGTGCGATGTGTCCTACCAAGGCCGACCCGCCGGCCTGACCCGCAGCGAGTACCGCCTGCTGGAGACCCTCGACCGCAACCCCGAAGAGGTGCTGAGCAAGGCCTTCCTATATCAGCACGTGCTGCAGCGCGGCTACGCGCCCCACGACCGCAGCCTCGACATGCACATCAGCCAGATCCGCCGCAAACTCAAGGCCGTCGGCTACAGCGAGCGCGAAGTGCGCACGGTGTGGGGCAAGGGCTACGTATTGAGCGCACCCGATGAAACCGTCTGA
- a CDS encoding sensor histidine kinase, which yields MKPSELPGRHSLFWKLACLLVAFCLLMIWLSWSWGRYMEQRNQFLSDEARGTLARYAAEAERAWRDGRQEGVDAWLRTMHWREAGWVGVIGGHLQSLGSQPLSEAETLRLTFLRGPDWPIHKKGLPWLRVPFPENPSAGSLVIELPERFLPGRYKTFWRVITNGVIPGLFTLLLCVGLYRLLVAPLNNLREQANAWRADQLNVRLSSGITQRPDELGELARAFDSMAERLQSTVALQQQLLRDLSHELRTPLSRLRVASEGEQALLPLRERIGREVDIMQRLVEDTLQLAWLDTERTPLPDEAIQIQALWEMLTDNACYESGWPSLQLQCAVEASCWVRGHLNTLAQALENILRNAIRHSPPGGVVGLGGRRDGDCWHLWLEDQGGGVAEADLERIFSPFIRLDGSRPGDGGFGLGLSIARNAVQRQGGRLWAENSADGLRLNLRLKAHDGSCEAMQGRSAPAVDGLQPQIA from the coding sequence ATGAAACCGTCTGAGCTGCCGGGGCGGCACTCGCTGTTCTGGAAACTGGCCTGTCTGCTGGTGGCGTTCTGTCTGCTGATGATCTGGCTGAGCTGGTCCTGGGGCCGGTACATGGAGCAGCGCAACCAGTTCCTCTCGGACGAGGCCCGGGGCACGCTGGCGCGTTACGCGGCCGAGGCCGAGCGGGCCTGGCGGGACGGGCGGCAGGAGGGCGTCGACGCCTGGCTGCGCACCATGCACTGGCGCGAGGCGGGGTGGGTCGGGGTGATCGGCGGCCACCTGCAATCGTTGGGCAGCCAGCCGCTGAGCGAAGCCGAGACCCTGCGCCTGACCTTCCTGCGCGGGCCTGACTGGCCGATCCACAAGAAGGGCCTGCCGTGGCTGCGGGTGCCGTTCCCCGAGAATCCGTCCGCCGGCAGCCTGGTGATCGAGCTGCCCGAGCGCTTCCTGCCGGGGCGCTACAAGACGTTCTGGCGGGTCATCACCAACGGGGTGATCCCCGGCCTGTTCACGCTGCTGCTGTGCGTCGGCCTGTACCGTCTGCTGGTGGCGCCGCTGAACAACCTGCGCGAACAGGCCAACGCCTGGCGCGCCGATCAATTGAACGTGCGCCTGTCCAGCGGCATCACCCAGCGCCCCGACGAACTCGGCGAACTGGCCCGGGCCTTCGACTCGATGGCCGAGCGCCTGCAATCGACCGTCGCGCTGCAGCAGCAACTGTTGCGCGACCTGTCCCACGAACTGCGCACGCCATTGAGCCGCCTGCGGGTGGCCAGCGAAGGCGAGCAGGCGCTGTTGCCGTTGCGCGAACGGATCGGGCGCGAGGTCGACATCATGCAGCGGCTGGTGGAAGACACCCTTCAGCTGGCCTGGCTCGACACCGAACGCACGCCGCTGCCTGACGAGGCGATCCAGATCCAGGCCCTGTGGGAAATGCTGACCGACAACGCCTGCTACGAAAGCGGCTGGCCGAGCCTGCAATTGCAGTGCGCGGTGGAGGCTTCCTGCTGGGTGCGCGGCCACCTCAACACCCTGGCCCAGGCGCTGGAGAACATTCTGCGCAACGCCATCCGCCATTCGCCGCCGGGCGGCGTGGTGGGGCTCGGCGGGCGGCGCGACGGCGACTGCTGGCACCTGTGGCTGGAGGATCAGGGCGGCGGCGTGGCCGAGGCGGACCTGGAGCGGATCTTCTCGCCGTTCATCCGGCTCGACGGCTCGCGGCCCGGCGACGGCGGGTTCGGCCTGGGCCTGAGCATCGCGCGCAATGCGGTGCAGCGTCAGGGCGGCAGGCTGTGGGCCGAGAACAGCGCAGACGGCCTGCGGCTGAACCTGCGGTTGAAGGCGCACGACGGATCCTGCGAGGCGATGCAGGGCCGCTCCGCGCCGGCGGTGGACGGGCTGCAACCGCAGATCGCCTGA